Sequence from the candidate division KSB1 bacterium genome:
GAAGCGGTGAAAGAGGTGCAGCTCGAGCAGCTGGGCAGCGACGCGGACGAGACGCCGCCGGTGGAGCTGAAGCTGCGGCTGGATGCGGACGCGTTCTTCCCGGAGAATTACATGCCCGAGGGCGGCATGCGCTTGAACTATTACCGCGAAATGTCGAAGGCACAGTCGCTTGAGCGCGTGGATGAGATCGAGCAGGATGTGCGTGACCGCTTCGGCAAGCTGCCCTCGGCGGCGGAGAACTTGTTTGACATGGTGCGCGTGCGCGTGCTGGGCGAGAAACTCGGCGCCGAGCGCATCGAGATCATGCCGGCCGAGATGGTGATCGAGTTTCCCAAGGGCCAGATGAGCCGCGACAAGCTGTTAGAGATCGCGGCCCGCGCGGCGGGCTATCCGGTAGAATTCGCGGCCAGTGGTCCGGTGAAGATCAAACTGCCGCTCGGTGTGATCAAAGCCGGCTGGGACGAAAAGCTGGGCTATGCGGTGGGGTTCTTGGGGGAAATTGCGGGGGCGGAGCAGCTAAGACTGGCAACATAGCCCCCCCAAGCGAGTTGGGGGGGGGTGGACTCGGGTCTCCCCCCAGCTTGACTGGGGGGACTAAGGGGGGTTGAGTCTGCGGCCGCGCATGGGAAGAAGAACCCCCCCTTCCCCCCCAAGCCAGTTGGGGGGGAGAACTCGGGTCTCCCCCCAGCTCGACTGGGGGGATTAAGGGGGGGTGAGTCTGCGGCCGCGCATGGGAAGAAGAACCCCCCCCTTCCCCCCAAGCGAGTTGGGGGGGGGAAGAACTCGGGTCTCCCCCCAGCTTGACTGGGGGGACTAAGGGGGGTTGAGTCCGCGGCCGCGCATGGGGCGAAGAACCCCCCCCTTCCCCCCCAAGCGAGTTGGGGGGGGAGAGAAGACAGATGAAGAAGAACGACTGGCGCAAAGTGCCAACCGCAAATTGGGGCCATCAGCGGGAAATGCGCGCTGATCCACCACCGGCTGAACGTGCCCTGTGGCGCGCTATTCGTGCAAATCAACTTGGCGCACATTTTCGACGACAGCACACCGTCGGGCCGTACATCGTGGATTTCTGTGCACCGCGGGAACAGCTCGTCATTGAGGTCGACGGACACACGCACGGCGGCGATCAAGCGGGAGCAGCGGATCAGCGACGCGATGGCTACCTGCGCAGCCAAGGTTACCGCGTATTGCGTTTCACGAACGACGAAGTCCTTCGTACACTTGACGGCGTGATCGCCGAGATAAAACGCATACTCGAACTCGGGTCTCCCCCCAGCTTGACTGGGGGGATTAAGGGGGGTTAAGTCCGCGGCCGCGCATGGGGCGAAGAACCCCCCCCTTCCCCCCCAAGCGAGTTGGGGGGGTGGACTCGGGTCTCTCCCCAGCTTGACTGGGGGGACTAAGGGGGGTTAAGTCTGCGGCCGCGCCTGGGGAGAAGAACCCCCCCTTCCCCCCCAAGCGAGTTTGGGGGGGGAGAACTCTGGTCTCCCCCCAGCTTGTCTGGGGGGACTAAGGGGGGTTAAGTCCGCGGCCGCGCGTGGGGCGAAGAACCCCCCCTGCTCCCCCAAGCGAGTTGGGGGGGGAGAACTCGGG
This genomic interval carries:
- a CDS encoding endonuclease domain-containing protein, giving the protein MKKNDWRKVPTANWGHQREMRADPPPAERALWRAIRANQLGAHFRRQHTVGPYIVDFCAPREQLVIEVDGHTHGGDQAGAADQRRDGYLRSQGYRVLRFTNDEVLRTLDGVIAEIKRILELGSPPSLTGGIKGG